One part of the Quercus lobata isolate SW786 chromosome 7, ValleyOak3.0 Primary Assembly, whole genome shotgun sequence genome encodes these proteins:
- the LOC115954012 gene encoding heparan-alpha-glucosaminide N-acetyltransferase-like codes for MEDARRVEEGFGHAPLEKKDHNEAYFSEKLDGTDSGDRIENEKDDRRAVLNQPTEQNVEEQPLVKPKSKRVATLDAFRGLTIVLMILVDDAGGAYARIDHSPWNGCTLADFVMPFFLFIVGVAIALALKKVPNIKHAIKKIVIRTLKLLFWGIILQGGYSHAPSELVYGVDIKHQIRWCGILLQRIALVYFVVALIETLTTKLRPTVLDFGHISIFTAYQWQWIGGFVAFLVYIITTYALYIPDWSFVLQNPNGTAKRYTVQCGMRGHLGPACNAVGYVDRQVWGIEHLYSQPVWIRLKACTFSSPYQGPLREDAPTWCQAPFEPEGLLSSISAILSGTIGIHYGHVLIHFKSHSERLKQWVSMGFGLLIIAIILHFTNAIPINKQLYSISYVCFTAGAAGIVFSGFYILIDIWGLRTPFLFLEWIGMNAMLVFVMAAQGIFAAFVNGWYYESQDKTLVYWIQKHVFNDIWHTEKVGTLLYVMFAEITFWSVLAGILHKLGIHWKL; via the exons ATGGAGGATGCTAGGAGGGTTGAAGAAGGGTTTGGCCATGCACCACTTGAGAAGAAAGATCATAATGAGGCTTATTTCAGTGAAAAACTAGATGGAACTGATAGTGGGGATCGCATCGAGAATGAGAAAGATGATAGAAGGGCAGTGCTCAATCAGCCAACTGAACAAAACGTGGAAGAACAACCACTGGTTAAGCCAAAGAGCAAGAGGGTTGCAACCTTGGACGCATTCAGAGGCCTTACCATAGTG TTGATGATATTAGTAGATGATGCTGGGGGAGCCTATGCCCGTATTGATCACTCACCATGGAATGGTTGCACTTTGGCGGACTTTGTGATGcccttttttctcttcattGTAGGGGTCGCTATCGCCCTCGCTCTCAAG AAAGTACCAAATATCAAGCATGCAATTAAGAAGATCGTTATTAGGACATTGAAGCTTCTTTTTTGGGGAATTATTTTGCAAG GAGGATACTCTCACGCACCTAGTGAGCTGGTTTATGGAGTTGACATAAAGCACCAAATCCGATGGTGTGGCATCCTCCTGCAG AGAATAGCTCTGGTATACTTTGTTGTAGCCTTAATAGAGACCCTGACAACCAAGCTCAGACCAACGGTCCTGGACTTTGGACACATCTCCATTTTTACTGCATATCAATGGCAATG GATTGGAGGGTTCGTTGCCTTCCTCGTTTACATTATCACAACATATGCACTATACATTCCAGATTGGAGTTTCGTGTTACAAAACCCTAATGGAACAGCAAAGAGATACACA GTACAATGTGGGATGAGAGGACACTTAGGACCTGCATGTAATGCTGTTGGATATGTGGATCGACAAGTCTGGGGCATTGAACATCTCTATTCACAGCCTGTTTGGATACGCCTGAAG GCTTGCACTTTTAGTTCTCCATATCAGGGTCCATTACGTGAAGATGCTCCAACTTGGTGCCAAGCTCCATTTGAACCTGAAGGCTTGTTAAG TTCAATTTCAGCTATCCTCTCTGGGACCATTGGCATCCATTATGGGCACGTTTTGATTCATTTTAAG AGTCACTCTGAAAGGCTTAAGCAATGGGTCTCAATGGGATTCGGCTTGCTAATCATAGCCATCATTCTTCATTTTACAAATG CGATTCCTATCAACAAGCAACTCTACAGCATAAGCTACGTTTGTTTCACGGCAGGTGCTGCTGGTATTGTCTTCTCTGGGTTCTATATACTG ATTGATATATGGGGACTTCGAACACCATTTTTGTTCCTagaatggataggaatgaatgcAATGCTGGTGTTTGTGATGGCAGCTCAAGGTATCTTTGCAGCGTTTGTAAATGGATGGTATTATGAAAGTCAAGATAAAACACTA GTGTATTGGATCCAGAAGCatgtttttaatgatatttgGCACACTGAGAAGGTAGGGACACTCTTATATGTGATGTTTGCAGAAATCACATTTTGGAGTGTACTTGCGGGCATCTTGCACAAATTGGGAATACACTGGAAGCTGTAA